The following DNA comes from Mycobacteroides immunogenum.
AGACGGCGGCGGTCGCACAGTTCTACCGGAAGTGCTTTGGGCGCAACTCCGTTGACAACGCGGGGATGACGCTGGTCTCGTCCATTCACTACGGCGTGAAGTACTCCAACGCGTTCTGGAACGGCTCGCAGATGGCCTACGGTGACGGCGACGGTCAGGTCTTTCTGGACTTCACCAAGTCCAACGATGTGATCGGCCACGAACTGACACATGGGGTTACGCAATTCACCGCCGGTCTGAACTACGAGAACGAGGCCGGCGCGCTGAACGAGAGCGTCTCGGATGTCTTCGGATCGATGTTTCGGCAGTGGCAGGGGGAGCAGACGGTCGACAAGGCCGATTGGCTGATCGGCAAGGACATTCTGGGCCCGCGCGCCGTCGAGAAGGGGTACACCTGCCTGCGCGATATGGCCGACCCGGCCGCCGCCCATTGCCTCTCGCCGCAACCGGCTCACTACCGCGACTACGTGCCGGGTAGCGACCCGCATGAGGGCAGCGGCATCCCCAATCACGCGTTCTACCTCGCCGCCACCAAATACGGCGCGCACTCTTGGGAGGCCGTGGGCACGATCTGGTACGAGGCGCTCACCAGCCCGAAGGCGAAGAAGAACATGACGTTCAAGGCGTTCGCGAAGCTCACCCGGCAGCTCGCCGCAGCCCGTACGGGGGCGGACTCACCCAAGACGGCGATTGACCAGGCGTGGACCGAGGTAGGGCTTTAGTCGTCCTGCCAGAAGTCGGGGCAGGAGATATCGACGTAGACAGTGGTGAAGGTTTCTACCGCTTTGCCCGAACGGTTCGGGTTGTGGACCGCCAGCACCCGGCACATGTCCAGCGGGGTATTGCTGTTGCCCATCACGTAGTTGATCTGGACGTCGTATCCTTCGTCCTCCAGATCAGAAATGGTTTGCGACGGCGATTCGCCACCGACCGGCAGCGCGGGGGCGGCCCCGGCGATGGCGGGGAAGGACAGGGATACGGCAATAGCGCCGAGCCACAGCGGCATTAGCGCGATGCGGCCTCTGGGTGATGCCATGGCATACCTCCAACGGACAGTGACTATCGCCGTCCTCCATCATGTTAGCTCGCTCGGCTGAGGCAAGATGGCCTGCGACACCTACACGAGGAGAGACCGATGACGTTCTCGTCCGAACACGACGACTTTCGCAGCACTATCCGCAGGTACATCGAAGAGAAGATCAACCCCCGCGTCGACGAGTGGGAACGCGAGCAGATGATGCCGCTGCACGACGTGATCTCCGATATGGCCAAGCTCGGATTCGTCGGCCTGGAATACGACCCCGAGTACGGTGGGCAGGGGGCCGATCATCTGTTCACGCTTGTCCTCGCCGAAGAACTCGGCCGAGTGGACCACGGCTCCTTCCCGATGGCCTTCGGGGTTCACATCGCGATGGCCACGCCGTCGCTGCACAAACACGGCAGTGACGCACTCAAACGCGAGTTCCTGGCCCCAGCGCTCACCGGTGAGCAGATCGCCGCGATCGCGGTGACCGAGCCCGACGCCGGGTCCGATGTGGCGGGCATCAAGACCCATGCCCGGCGCGACGGCGACGACTGGGTGATCAACGGCTCAAAGATGTTCATCACCAACTCGGTTCAGGCCGACTGGCTGTGCGTGCTGGCACGCACCTCCGATGAGGGCGGCTACGCGGGCATGAGCCAGATCATCGTGCCGACCAAGACACCCGGATACCAGGTGCGCAAGCTCGACAAGCTGGGCATGCACGCCTCCGACACCGGCCTGATCACCTTCGACGATGTGCGGGTGCCGGTGTCCAACACCATCGGCGAGATCGGGCGTGGATTCCAGCAGCAGATGTCGCAGTTCGTCATGGAGCGCATGTTCGGGGCGTACGGCATCCCCGCCAGCGTGAACCGGGCGCTGCACCGCACCAAGGAATACGCGTTGGCGCGACAGGTGTTTGGCAAGCCGCTCACCAAGAACCAGCACCTGGCCTACCAGTACGCGGGGCTGGCGGCGCGCGCCGACATGTTGGAGGTCTACAACCGCGACATCGCCGCCCGGTACATGGCGGGGGAGAACGTGACCCGCAAGGTCACCATCGCCAAACTGACTGCCGGGCCGCTGGTCCGTGAGGCCGGCGATTGGTGCCTGCAGGTGCACGGCGGCATGGGCTACATGACCGAGACCTGGACCTCGCGATTCTTCCGGGATCAGCGCCTGCTCAGCATCGGCGGCGGCGCCGACGAGGTGATGATGCGGGTGCTATCGCAGATCGACGGATTCTCCTGAGAGTTCCTTTTCCACCGACGCCACATCGGTGACGTTCACGCCGATGAGCGTCAGATCGTGCAGCCGCTCCGGCGTCACCTGCGAGGTCGCGTCCTCGACGACCACCGCGCGGTAGTCCCGCTCGGAGGCGTCGAACAGGGTGGCGCGCGGGCAGTTCGGCAGATTGCAGCCCGCCACCACCACGGTGGACACATCGTGGTCACGCAGATGCCGCTCCAGCTCCGTCCGGTAGAAGGCACTCCAGCGCGGCTTGAACAGAATGTGCTCGCTGGGTCCGACTTGCTGGAATCCGCCGGCCAACAGCAGCTCGGAATCGAGCTGCTCCCCGCCGGGCAAGAGTTCGGCGGGGATCTGTGAACCGTCGGTGCCCGGCGCGGCGACCTCGCGCCCCGCGAGAATCTCCGCACGGCGCGGCAGATCGGTGTCGCTGCCACCGGGCACATACAGCCGCACCACATGCACGATTGGGCGGCCGGCCGCGCGGAACGCCGAGACCAGGCGGGTGAGGGCCGGAATGCGATCCGCGGTCCCCGGCACTGTCATTGCGCCTGAGACAAACTCGGCCTGCACATCGATGACCACCAGGGCTGAGCTGTCCCACTCGGGAGCTACGAAACTAGTCACTCCCCAACATTAGGTGCCCAATCCGGTGACCGGCCCAGGTGGCGCAGGATGAGGCCGAGATCGTCCTGGCCCTCGGTTCCGATCAGGGCGCGCGCGAATACCGATCCCTCGGCAGCACGGAAGTCGCCGTCGGGCACCGCCAATGCGATCGGGACGGCTGCGGCGATCACGTCATCGGGCAGCGCGAACGGGGCGCCGATGCCGCGCGCCGCATCCCAGCCGTGCACCACGTAGTCGATGAAATGAAAGCTGATGGCCGTGGCGCCGGGAAAGACGGCATCAGGACCAAGCTCGCCGAGTGTGAACGTCGCCTCCAGCACTCCGTCAGCCGCGAAGGCCGCGAGTACGTCCTCAACCGCCCGCCGGTAGGCGCCCGCTGGGTCGGCAGTCACCGCGGCGGCGACGTTGGCGGGGTCCCACACCGCGGGATCGCCGCCGTTACCGCGGGCGGCGGCCGCGAATCCATGGTGCTGGACGGTCATATGGGTCAGCAGGTCGGACAGCGTCCATCCCGCGCAGGGAGTCGGGCGCGGCAGGTCCTCCCGGCTGATCGCCGCGACGATATCGGCGGACGCCAGCACGGCGATTCTGTGCACGTCTCGAAGATCAGTTTGCGTATTCATGCACACATCATATGCGCGCGCATATGATGTGCCAAGGTGTATATCTCTACACCTGGACGGTGACCGGCTGCACGCCCCAGATCTCGTCGCAGTACTCGCTGATGGCGCGGTCCGAGGAGAACTTGCCGCTGCGAGCGGTGTTGAGGATCGACATCCGCGTCCAGGCCGTCACGTCATGCCAGGCCTCGGACACTCGCTGCTGGCATTCGATGTAGGAGGAATAGTCGGCCAGCACCAGGAACGGGTCATGGCTGCGCAGCGAGTCCACAATCGGGGCGAACACTGACGGGTCGCCGTCCGAGAAGTGGCCACTGGCAATCAGATCCAGCACCGCGCGCAACTCGTCGTTCAGTTCGACGAAGTCCTCGGGCCGGTAACCCTCGTGCACCAGGCGCTCCACCTCATCAACGGTCAGCCCGAACAGGAAGAAGTTCTCGGCGCCGGCTTCGTCGCGCATCTCGACATTGGCGCCGTCGAGCGTGCCGATGGTCAGCGCCCCGTTGAGCATGAATTTCATGTTCCCGGTGCCTGACGCCTCCTTGCCCGCGGTGGAAATCTGCTCCGAAAGATCGGCCGCCGGGTAGATCAGGTGCGCGCTCTTGACGTTGAAGTTGGGCAGGAACGCCACCTTGATGAACTGGCTGACGTGCGGGTCGTTGTTGACGGCCTCGGCCACCGCGTTGATGAGCTTGATAATGCGCTTGGCCATGAAGTATCCGGGTGCCGCCTTGCCGCCGAAGATGAAGGCGCGCGGCGCGATCCGCAGCTCCGGGTTCTGCTTGAGCCGGTGGTACAGCGTGACGATGTGCAGCACATTGAGGTGCTGGCGCTTGTACTCATGAATCCGCTTGACCTGGATGTCGAACATCCAGGTGGGGTCCAGGTCCACTCCGGTGGTCGCCAGCACATACTCGGCGAGCCGGGCCTTGTTGAGGCGCTTGACCTCTCGCCACTGCATCCGGAAGGACGAGTCCTCGGCGTACGGCTCCAGCTCGCGCAGCCGGTTCAGATCGGCGATCCAGCCCTCGCCGATGGCGTCGTCGAGCAGCTCGCGCAGCCCCGGGTTGGCCAGCGCCAGGAAGCGGCGCGGCGTCACCCCGTTCGTCTTGTTGCTGAACCGCTCTGGCCACAGCTCGTAGAAATCCTTGAGCACGCTCTCCTTGAGCAGCTCCGAATGCAGCGCGGCCACACCGTTGATGGCGTGGCTACCGACGGTGGCCAGGTGCGCCATCCGCACGCTCTTGCCGCCATCCTCACCGATGAGCGACATCCGCCGTACCCGGGCGTCATCGCCGGGGAAGCGCGACCGGACCTCGTCCAGGAAACGCCGGTTGATCTCGTAGATGATCTCCAGGTGCCGGGGCAGTGATTCGGCGAACAGCCCCAGCGGCCAGGTCTCCAGCGCCTCGGGCAGCAGGGTGTGGTTGGTGTAGCCGAAGGCGGTCACGGTGATCTCCCAGGCCTCGTCCCAGCCCAGTCCGCGCTCGTCGATCAGCAGCCGCATCAATTCGGCGACACCGATAGAGGGGTGAGTGTCGTTGAGCTGCAGGGCGAACTGCTCCGCCAGCTCGTTGACCGGGCGCTCGGCCACGTCCTCCAGGATGTGCAGCACCCGCTGCAGCGAGCAGGACACAAAGAAGTGCTGCTGCAGCAGCCGCAACCGCTTGCCGGCCTCGGGCTCGTCATTCGGGTACAGCACCTTGGTGACGGTCTCGGAGGAGACTTCGTCCTCGACGGCCTTGTAGTAGTCACCGGCGTTGAAGGCGTCCAGTTCGAAGGACTGCACGGCGCGCGCACTCCACAGCGTCAGCGTGTTGCAGGTGTTCACGCCGTAGCCCTGGATGGGAGTGTCGTAGGGGATGCCCTTGAGGAAGCGCTGCGGAATCCAGCGCGCCCGGAAGTTTCCGTGCTCATCCAGATACTGCTCGGTGTGGCCACCCCACCCGACGATGAAGTTGAGGTCGGGTTTGGCTATCTCCCAGGGATTTCCGTTGTCCAGCCAGTTGTCGGTCTTCTCGACCTGCCACCCGTCGCGGATCTCCTGATCGAAGATCCCGTACTCGTAGCGGATGCCGTAGCCGATCGCGGGACGATCCAGTGTGGCCAGCGAGTCCAGGTAGCACGCCGCGAGCCGGCCCAGGCCGCCATTGCCCAGGCCCGGCTCTTCCTCACACTCAAGCACCTCGTCAAGGTCCTGGCCCAGCGCCGAAAGGGCATCACGGGCCTGCTGCTCGATCTGCAGGTTCAGCAGATTGTTGCCTAGCTGCGGCCCCATCAGGAACTCGGCCGACAGGTACACCGCCACCTTGCGGCTCAGATCCAGGTAGGTCTGCATGCTAGCGATCCAGCGCTGCTGCATGCGATCTCGGGTCGCCAGGGCCAATGCGCGGTAGTAGTGGGCGGGGGTCAGCACACTCGCCGGACGCCCGATCGAGTACCGCAGATGGTCGGTGATGGCTCGCTGCAGGGTCTCGGCATTCAAACCGGTGCGGGAATGCTCGTCGTGCTCGAGCTCGGCGAAGTTCGTCATGTCACCACCGTGCCATCGAATGGGCCACGGGAAAACCGGAAACAGGCGACCGGCAGGTTACTGGGGAGTGACCACCACCCGCACCCCGGACGGCTCCTTTGCCGCCCAGACGGTTTCGATATCGGCCAGCGGCCGGGCCAGTGTCTGTAGCTGCAGGTCGCCGCTGTCGACCATGGCGAAGAGCTTGGGCAGTGCCTCGGTACGTGCCTGCAACAGTGCCTCCGGCGGCACGCTGCCGATGCCGACACCGGACAACGTGATGCCGGTGCTGCGCAAAGTCGATGCGTTCACGCTGATCGTTTCCCCGGTCATCGCGCCGATCTGTACGAACCGGGTGGCGTGGAAGTGCGCCGAGGGGTGGCTGTCCGCCAGCGCGTTCAGGGTCTGCTCGGCGGGGGAGCCCCACAGATAATCCAGCACCGCGTCGAACGGGTGCGCCGCATGCCGCACGGTGATGGCCTCGGCCAGGTCATCGCTGCCCAACGCGATCACATCGTCGGCACCCACCGTGCGCAGCCAGTCCAGTCGCTCGGCGTTGCGTCCCGCGACGGTCACCTGTCCAGCGCCGAACACGGATTTGGCGAGCTGGACGGCCAGTGAGCCGGTGACCCCGGTGGCCCCGAGCACCAGCACATGCTGGCCAGGCCGCACGGCGGCACCATGGGACAGGGCCAACCAGGCCGATATTCCCGGGTTGGGGATCGCGGCGGCGGTCACCGAATCGACGTGCTCGGGTACCTCGACGGCACCGGCGGGGTACACCAGGGTGCGCTCAGCCATCATTCCGTACGGTGCAAGCGATCCGGAGTACACGCGCTTGCCGTTGGCCAGCCGGGCCACGCCGTCCACGCCGGCGATGGCCGGAGGAGTGATTTCCTTGCTGCTGTAATGCTTCCCGGAGATGACGGCCCGGGTGAGGTTGGTCAGGGCCGACGCCTCCACGGTGGCGACCTCGGCGCCGTCGGTGGGCTGGGGGTCGGGGAAGTCGGTGTAGGCGGGCTGTTGTCCCCACTCATGAACGACCGCTGCCTTCATGGCGTCCTCCTCAAGTTTCTGTAGAAATGGTTTCCATCGAAACCATGTGAACACTGTACGTCGCGCGCCGCGGGATGGCAATATGGTTTCCATGAAAACCAAGTCGGCGCTGATCGCCAGCATCAACACGCTGGTGAGTGCGGTGGGGGACAAGTTCGAACCCGATGAGGATGCCGACGCCGAACGGGATTTCATGGCGCAGCGGTGCCCGCGCCGGATGGAACGGCTCATCAGCACGTTGCCGACACTGTCGCTGCATCTGCTGGCGGCCGTCGCTGAGGGGCCGGTCAGCGTGGTGGGTCTGGCCGGCCGCTCGGGTCAGCTCAAGGGCACGGTGTCCAAGCACGTGCAGCGGCTGGTGGATGCGGGCTGGATTGAGCGCGCGCCGATTCCCGGTAACCGCAAGGAGATTGAGCTGATCCTGACGGCCGACGGACGTACCGTCGTCGACGTGCACGCCCAGCTCCATGAGGAAATGGATCGCGGCGTGCATGACTTCCTGCAGCGCTACAGCAATGCCGATCTGCAGGTTGTCGAGAAAGTCCTACAGGATTTGTTGGCCTCCGAAAAGGATGGCGTGCGTATCGTGGCGGCCGCGCGCTAGCGCGATTTCAGTCACGCACCTTGATGGAAAGCGTGGGTTTGGCAGTGCCCCCATGCTCCAGCCGTTCCCACGCCGTATCGATCAGCGGCTGCAGCAGCAGCGCGCCCATCTGGCGCACCATCACCGAGACGATCTGCGTCGATTCGGGCCGATCGGTGGGCGCCATGCCCTCCTTTCGGAGGTTGACCACCTCGTCGCGGGTCAGTTCAACCAGCGCGTCGAGCAGGTGGGTCTGTTCCACCGAGGGCTCCAGCACCGCCCGGCGCACGTAGTTCACCACCGGGGGATTGGCCGTGAGCATGTCGGTCACCGCGGCGTCGCGCGCTGCGGCGAGCTTGCGCGGGTCGGTCTCATGATCGGCCGAGCGCAACGCCTCGATGTAGTAGTCGACCACCAATTGATCGACGGCCTCTCTGAGTCCTGCCTTGGTCTTGAAATGGTGCTGCACCAGCCCGAGGGTTACCCCTGCCTCGGATGCCACCGCACGCAATGAGATTCGCTCCTCGCCGTACTGCGCGTAGAGATCCAGTGCCGTATTGCGAATACGCGCCTTCGCGGTGAGGTCCTCGGCGGCCGCGCGTGGGTTTGCCATGGGCGTCATCATAGCGCAGCCCTTTACAAATGAATCTCAA
Coding sequences within:
- a CDS encoding TIGR03086 family metal-binding protein, whose amino-acid sequence is MNTQTDLRDVHRIAVLASADIVAAISREDLPRPTPCAGWTLSDLLTHMTVQHHGFAAAARGNGGDPAVWDPANVAAAVTADPAGAYRRAVEDVLAAFAADGVLEATFTLGELGPDAVFPGATAISFHFIDYVVHGWDAARGIGAPFALPDDVIAAAVPIALAVPDGDFRAAEGSVFARALIGTEGQDDLGLILRHLGRSPDWAPNVGE
- a CDS encoding TetR/AcrR family transcriptional regulator, which translates into the protein MANPRAAAEDLTAKARIRNTALDLYAQYGEERISLRAVASEAGVTLGLVQHHFKTKAGLREAVDQLVVDYYIEALRSADHETDPRKLAAARDAAVTDMLTANPPVVNYVRRAVLEPSVEQTHLLDALVELTRDEVVNLRKEGMAPTDRPESTQIVSVMVRQMGALLLQPLIDTAWERLEHGGTAKPTLSIKVRD
- a CDS encoding acyl-CoA dehydrogenase family protein, translated to MTFSSEHDDFRSTIRRYIEEKINPRVDEWEREQMMPLHDVISDMAKLGFVGLEYDPEYGGQGADHLFTLVLAEELGRVDHGSFPMAFGVHIAMATPSLHKHGSDALKREFLAPALTGEQIAAIAVTEPDAGSDVAGIKTHARRDGDDWVINGSKMFITNSVQADWLCVLARTSDEGGYAGMSQIIVPTKTPGYQVRKLDKLGMHASDTGLITFDDVRVPVSNTIGEIGRGFQQQMSQFVMERMFGAYGIPASVNRALHRTKEYALARQVFGKPLTKNQHLAYQYAGLAARADMLEVYNRDIAARYMAGENVTRKVTIAKLTAGPLVREAGDWCLQVHGGMGYMTETWTSRFFRDQRLLSIGGGADEVMMRVLSQIDGFS
- a CDS encoding glycogen/starch/alpha-glucan phosphorylase, giving the protein MTNFAELEHDEHSRTGLNAETLQRAITDHLRYSIGRPASVLTPAHYYRALALATRDRMQQRWIASMQTYLDLSRKVAVYLSAEFLMGPQLGNNLLNLQIEQQARDALSALGQDLDEVLECEEEPGLGNGGLGRLAACYLDSLATLDRPAIGYGIRYEYGIFDQEIRDGWQVEKTDNWLDNGNPWEIAKPDLNFIVGWGGHTEQYLDEHGNFRARWIPQRFLKGIPYDTPIQGYGVNTCNTLTLWSARAVQSFELDAFNAGDYYKAVEDEVSSETVTKVLYPNDEPEAGKRLRLLQQHFFVSCSLQRVLHILEDVAERPVNELAEQFALQLNDTHPSIGVAELMRLLIDERGLGWDEAWEITVTAFGYTNHTLLPEALETWPLGLFAESLPRHLEIIYEINRRFLDEVRSRFPGDDARVRRMSLIGEDGGKSVRMAHLATVGSHAINGVAALHSELLKESVLKDFYELWPERFSNKTNGVTPRRFLALANPGLRELLDDAIGEGWIADLNRLRELEPYAEDSSFRMQWREVKRLNKARLAEYVLATTGVDLDPTWMFDIQVKRIHEYKRQHLNVLHIVTLYHRLKQNPELRIAPRAFIFGGKAAPGYFMAKRIIKLINAVAEAVNNDPHVSQFIKVAFLPNFNVKSAHLIYPAADLSEQISTAGKEASGTGNMKFMLNGALTIGTLDGANVEMRDEAGAENFFLFGLTVDEVERLVHEGYRPEDFVELNDELRAVLDLIASGHFSDGDPSVFAPIVDSLRSHDPFLVLADYSSYIECQQRVSEAWHDVTAWTRMSILNTARSGKFSSDRAISEYCDEIWGVQPVTVQV
- a CDS encoding cysteine hydrolase family protein: MTSFVAPEWDSSALVVIDVQAEFVSGAMTVPGTADRIPALTRLVSAFRAAGRPIVHVVRLYVPGGSDTDLPRRAEILAGREVAAPGTDGSQIPAELLPGGEQLDSELLLAGGFQQVGPSEHILFKPRWSAFYRTELERHLRDHDVSTVVVAGCNLPNCPRATLFDASERDYRAVVVEDATSQVTPERLHDLTLIGVNVTDVASVEKELSGESVDLR
- a CDS encoding M4 family metallopeptidase, translating into MCQRFIIPPAVLSRLAEDGDIAEDSRAALSATAACESSWRALRNAHTRATQATLVASRDAIGAVAAGLAKVPETPVFDCRQTTSLPGVAVADPAASEDATANRAFNETAAVAQFYRKCFGRNSVDNAGMTLVSSIHYGVKYSNAFWNGSQMAYGDGDGQVFLDFTKSNDVIGHELTHGVTQFTAGLNYENEAGALNESVSDVFGSMFRQWQGEQTVDKADWLIGKDILGPRAVEKGYTCLRDMADPAAAHCLSPQPAHYRDYVPGSDPHEGSGIPNHAFYLAATKYGAHSWEAVGTIWYEALTSPKAKKNMTFKAFAKLTRQLAAARTGADSPKTAIDQAWTEVGL
- a CDS encoding MarR family winged helix-turn-helix transcriptional regulator, producing the protein MKTKSALIASINTLVSAVGDKFEPDEDADAERDFMAQRCPRRMERLISTLPTLSLHLLAAVAEGPVSVVGLAGRSGQLKGTVSKHVQRLVDAGWIERAPIPGNRKEIELILTADGRTVVDVHAQLHEEMDRGVHDFLQRYSNADLQVVEKVLQDLLASEKDGVRIVAAAR
- a CDS encoding quinone oxidoreductase family protein, which translates into the protein MKAAVVHEWGQQPAYTDFPDPQPTDGAEVATVEASALTNLTRAVISGKHYSSKEITPPAIAGVDGVARLANGKRVYSGSLAPYGMMAERTLVYPAGAVEVPEHVDSVTAAAIPNPGISAWLALSHGAAVRPGQHVLVLGATGVTGSLAVQLAKSVFGAGQVTVAGRNAERLDWLRTVGADDVIALGSDDLAEAITVRHAAHPFDAVLDYLWGSPAEQTLNALADSHPSAHFHATRFVQIGAMTGETISVNASTLRSTGITLSGVGIGSVPPEALLQARTEALPKLFAMVDSGDLQLQTLARPLADIETVWAAKEPSGVRVVVTPQ